One Triticum dicoccoides isolate Atlit2015 ecotype Zavitan chromosome 4B, WEW_v2.0, whole genome shotgun sequence genomic window carries:
- the LOC119290647 gene encoding neutral/alkaline invertase 1, mitochondrial-like, which produces MAAAAISHLRRGAQRHALLYLSRRHFSSPSSLAAAAPLAAAARRLLSTLVESGTSSKAGSYKPPPLDPFRAALAPASPPLESPPLEDPPATPPLPEVASAAAGPEQDPVVLQNEQLEGLKAGLEAVRSREESPEEKEAWWLLNRAVVNYCGSAVGTVAANDPSTANHMLNYDQVFIRDFVPSAIAFLLRGESDIVKNFLLHTLQLQSWEKTVDCYSPGQGLMPASFKVRSVPLDGNNEAFEEVLDPDFGESAIGRVAPVDSGLWWIILLRAYGKITGDYALQERVDVQTGIRLILNLCLTDGFDMFPTLLVTDGSCMIDRRMGIHGHPLEIQALFYSALRCAREMVSTDDGSKNLIRVINNRLSALSFHIREYYWVDMKKINEIYRYKTEEYSHDAINKFNIYPEQIPSWLADWIPDKGGYLIGNLQPAHMDFRFFSLGNLWAIVSSLATQKQAEGILNLIETKWDDIVANMPLKICYPALEYEEWRIITGCDPKNTPWSYHNGGSWPTLLWQFTLACIKMGRPDLARRAVEAVEKRLSDDKWPEYYDTRTGRFIGKQSRLYQTWTIAGFLSSKMLLDCPEMASILICDEDLELLEGCACGLSNSARIKCSRRAARSQVLV; this is translated from the exons ATGGCGGCCGCCGCCATCTCCCACCTCCGCCGGGGAGCGCAGCGCCACGCGCTCCTATACCTCTCGCGCCGCCACTTCTCCTCTccgtcctccctcgccgccgccgccccgctcgccgccgctGCTCGCCGCCTTCTCTCTACGTTGGTGGAATCCGGCACGTCCTCGAAGGCGGGAAGCTATAAGCCCCCGCCCCTCGACCCCTTCCGCGCTGCCCTCGCTCCAGCGTCTCCGCCGCTGGAGTCGCCTCCCCTCGAGGACCCCCCCGCTACCCCGCCGCTCCCGGAGGTAGCTTCTGCGGCCGCGGGGCCCGAGCAGGATCCGGTGGTTTTGCAGAACGAGCAATTGGAGGGCCTGAAGGCAGGGCTGGAGGCGGTGAGGAGTAGGGAGGAGTCGCCGGAGGAGAAGGAAGCGTGGTGGTTGCTCAACCGCGCTGTCGTGAATTACTGCGGCAGCGCCGTTGGCACGGTGGCAGCGAACGACCCTTCCACGGCCAACCATATGCTTAATTACGACCAGGTCTTCATCAGGGATTTCGTGCCATCTGCCATCGCCTTCCTCCTCAGAGGTGAGAGCGACATCGTGAAGAACTTCTTGCTGCACACCTTGCAGCTCCAG AGTTGGGAGAAGACAGTGGATTGCTACAGTCCTGGTCAGGGGTTGATGCCTGCTAGTTTTAAAGTCAGATCCGTGCCTTTAGATGGAAACAATGAAGCATTTGAGGAGGTTCTTGACCCTGACTTCGGAGAGTCAGCCATTGGGCGGGTAGCACCTGTCGACTCTG GACTTTGGTGGATAATTCTACTGAGGGCATATGGTAAAATCACTGGAGACTATGCCCTACAAGAAAGGGTTGATGTGCAGACAGGCATCAGACTAATCCTGAATTTATGCTTGACTGATGGATTCGACATGTTCCCTACGTTGTTAGTCACCGATGGATCATGCATGATTGATCGGAGGATGGGAATCCATGGGCATCCTCTTGAGATCCAG GCTCTGTTCTATTCTGCTTTGCGCTGTGCCCGTGAAATGGTCAGTACAGATGATGGATCTAAGAACTTGATCCGtgttatcaacaacaggctcagtGCTCTGTCCTTTCACATAAGAGAGTACTATTGGGTTGATATGAAGAAGATAAATGAGATTTATCGCTACAAGACTGAGGAGTACTCACATGATGCTATCAATAAGTTCAACATCTACCCAGAGCAAATCCCATCCTGGCTTGCAGATTGGATTCCTGATAAGGGTGGTTACCTTATAGGAAACCTACAACCAGCTCACATGGATTTCAGGTTTTTTTCTCTTGGAAATCTCTGGGCGATTGTTTCCTCTTTAGCAACTCAAAAGCAAGCAGAGGGTATCCTGAACCTCATTGAAACCAAATGGGATGATATAGTTGCAAATATGCCTCTCAAGATATGCTACCCTGCTCTGGAGTACGAGGAATGGCGTATTATAACTGGTTGCGACCCCAAAAACAC GCCCTGGTCGTATCATAACGGTGGATCTTGGCCTACATTGCTATGGCAG TTCACCCTAGCCTGTATCAAGATGGGTAGGCCTGACTTGGCAAGGAGGGCTGTTGAAGCCGTGGAGAAGAGGCTCTCAGATGACAAGTGGCCAGAATATTATGACACCAGGACAGGAAGGTTTATTGGAAAACAGTCGAGGCTATATCAGACATGGACAATTGCAGGGTTTCTTAGCTCTAAAATGCTTTTGGACTGTCCAGAGATGGCATCAATATTAATATGTGATGAAGATCTCGAGCTACTGGAAGGCTGTGCTTGTGGCCTGAGCAACAGCGCTCGCATCAAATGCTCCCGTCGTGCAGCCAGGTCTCAAGTCCTTGTGTAG